The following is a genomic window from Photobacterium sp. GJ3.
CCGTGGTTCAGCTGGTGGTGCATTTGGTGTACTTCCTGCACATGGATCGCTCTGAGCAAGGATTGTGGAACTCCATGTCCTTTATTTTCACCGCGATTATCGTGCTGATTCTGATTGCCGGTTCCATCTGGATCATGGTGAATCTGCACGTGAACATGCTGCTGTAAACCGGATGACGATATGATCAAAGGTTATCTCTCGATTACTAAACCTGGGATCATCATCGGGAACCTCATTTCGGTGTTAGCCGGATATTTTCTGGCTGCGAAAACGGAGGGGCAGAATGGGCCCCTCCTCATCTACACCTTGATGGGCGTTGCACTGGTGATTGCATCCGGCTGCGTGATTAACAATATTTTTGACCGGGATATCGATCAGAAGATGTCTCGTACCCAAAGCCGCTTGCTGGCGACCGGGGCGATCAATGTTGATATTGCATTCGTTTACGCGATTGTACTGCTGCTGTCCGGGACAGTGCTGCTCTATCAACAGGCGAATCCGCTGTCTGCCGTTGTTGTACTGCTTGGGTTTGTGTTTTACGTGTTCTTCTACACCATGTGGTACAAGCGTACGTCGGTGTATGGCACCTTGGTTGGCAGTGTTTCGGGGGCCGTTCCGCCGCTGGTTGGCTATCTGGCTGTCACTAACTACATCAGCCTGGA
Proteins encoded in this region:
- the cyoD gene encoding cytochrome o ubiquinol oxidase subunit IV; the encoded protein is MAKQEHQTGYGDYIKGFIASLILTIIPFYFAATKSLPTTATVAILLVCAVVQLVVHLVYFLHMDRSEQGLWNSMSFIFTAIIVLILIAGSIWIMVNLHVNMLL
- the cyoE gene encoding heme o synthase, which encodes MIKGYLSITKPGIIIGNLISVLAGYFLAAKTEGQNGPLLIYTLMGVALVIASGCVINNIFDRDIDQKMSRTQSRLLATGAINVDIAFVYAIVLLLSGTVLLYQQANPLSAVVVLLGFVFYVFFYTMWYKRTSVYGTLVGSVSGAVPPLVGYLAVTNYISLEAILLFSMFCLWQMPHSYAIAMFRMQDYKNAGIPVLPVVAGIQKARRHMMAYVVAFTAVALAMFALGFSGYEYLLVTSGVCLWWCVVTFRSLDENNFVQWSKSVFKTSLFVVTGISCVLGLELIPLV